In Fluviispira sanaruensis, a genomic segment contains:
- a CDS encoding class I SAM-dependent methyltransferase produces the protein MNNHNILSHKNVQNDDFNNTYQELIKKIKNNNTDVILQDELIKILDRVKSSEMGRFLIENSGFNGFWTEYMCSYPETKKLGFNVSENKDENYLMENLPIAIATQSRYQIFKSEIKKRLKDNIKIASLPCGLMNDILSLNFHDYKNFMIHGIDLDTSSLQQARAISLTKGLTYHCKFTREDAWEINYKNEYDLFISNGLNIYVDNDEKQIEMYKKIHTSLKENGELLTSTTVPPPDINKDSCWDMNKINSASYRFQNLFFKHFTNYNENNLRTPDQLCKILEKSGFSNFKILPDVLGVFVTIVATKC, from the coding sequence ATGAATAATCATAATATATTGTCTCATAAGAATGTACAAAATGACGATTTCAATAACACCTATCAAGAATTAATAAAAAAAATAAAAAATAATAACACTGATGTCATTTTGCAAGATGAGCTTATTAAAATTCTTGACAGAGTCAAAAGCTCTGAAATGGGAAGATTTTTAATAGAAAATAGTGGCTTTAATGGCTTTTGGACTGAATATATGTGCTCATATCCTGAAACAAAAAAACTTGGCTTTAATGTTTCAGAAAATAAAGATGAAAATTATCTTATGGAAAATTTACCTATCGCCATTGCCACCCAAAGTCGATATCAAATTTTTAAATCTGAAATCAAAAAACGTTTAAAAGATAATATTAAGATTGCTTCTCTTCCGTGTGGTTTAATGAATGACATTTTATCTCTGAATTTCCATGATTATAAAAACTTTATGATTCATGGAATTGATCTTGACACTTCAAGTCTGCAACAAGCAAGAGCTATTTCATTAACAAAGGGATTAACTTACCATTGTAAATTCACAAGAGAAGATGCTTGGGAAATTAATTATAAAAATGAATATGATTTATTTATTAGCAATGGCCTTAATATTTATGTTGATAATGATGAAAAACAAATTGAGATGTATAAAAAAATACATACTTCTTTAAAAGAGAATGGAGAACTTCTAACAAGTACAACTGTACCTCCACCCGATATCAATAAGGATTCATGTTGGGACATGAATAAAATAAATTCTGCAAGTTATAGATTTCAAAATTTATTTTTCAAACACTTCACAAATTATAATGAAAATAATCTGAGAACACCAGATCAGTTATGCAAAATACTTGAAAAGTCTGGATTTTCAAATTTCAAAATTCTTCCTGATGTATTAGGAGTTTTTGTAACAATAGTTGCCACAAAATGTTAA
- a CDS encoding transporter substrate-binding domain-containing protein, with protein MLKIFLKNISIFILFSHSCSAFSLPEEEVAACWDAANRPPYTYSDAAEPNISKGFVIDLVEEVARRKKINLIIEGLPWNRCLDLTKKGVYQIILGATENRERKIDYHFSQTIF; from the coding sequence ATGCTTAAGATATTTTTAAAGAATATTTCAATATTTATACTTTTCAGCCATTCGTGTTCAGCATTTTCTTTGCCAGAGGAAGAAGTTGCAGCTTGTTGGGATGCGGCGAATAGGCCTCCTTACACATATTCGGATGCTGCAGAGCCAAATATAAGTAAAGGATTTGTAATTGATTTAGTTGAAGAAGTCGCAAGAAGAAAAAAAATTAATTTGATTATTGAGGGGCTGCCTTGGAATAGATGTCTAGATTTAACCAAAAAAGGAGTTTATCAAATTATTTTAGGAGCTACTGAAAACAGAGAAAGAAAAATTGATTATCATTTTTCACAAACTATATTTTAA
- the katG gene encoding catalase/peroxidase HPI, with protein sequence MSSKSKCPLSTMGLTNSAANWWPNQINLNILHQHSPLSNPMEKNFNYAQEFKSLNLKAVIKDLHTLMTDSQDWWPADYGHYGPLFIRMAWHSAGTYRVADGRGGAGSGTQRFAPLNSWPDNVNLDKARRLLWPIKQKYGRKISWADLMILAGTVALDSMGFKTFGFAGGREDIWEPEQDIFWGSERTWLGDERYSGNRDLANPLAAVQMGLIYVNPEGPNGKPDPIGSARDIRETFARMAMNDEETVALVAGGHTFGKTHGAADPSKYVSPEPEGAALEEQGLGWKNSFGSGKGVHTITSGLEGAWTPTPIKWDNSYFETLFGYEWELTKSPAGAYQWIPKDPSAGRAVPDAHDPTKRHAPIMTTADLAMRMDPIYEKISRRFMKDMKLYADTFSRAWFKLTHRDMGPIARYLGPLVPTEELIWQDPIPKAKHKLISEKEISALKSKILKSGLSVSQLVNTAWASAATFRGSDKRGGANGARICLSPQKDWEVNEPLELAKILKKFEKIQQDFNSVKGKKTKVSLADLIVLGGCVGIEAAAKKSGHKIKVPFSPGRMDALQKQTDAASFAVLEPISDGFRNYIRKGQEQFAVELLIDKANLLTLTAPEMTVLIGGMRVLSANYAHSKHGVFTKNPEALSNDFFVNLLDIKTKWQKTSSAEIYEGRDSKKGTLKWTGTSVDLLFGSNSQLRAIAEVYASSDAKNVFVNDFITAWNKVMNLDRFDSVVKKKKK encoded by the coding sequence TTGTCATCTAAATCAAAGTGTCCTCTTTCAACAATGGGTTTGACGAATTCAGCAGCGAATTGGTGGCCAAATCAAATTAATCTGAATATTTTGCATCAACATTCGCCTCTTTCTAACCCGATGGAGAAAAACTTTAACTACGCTCAGGAGTTCAAAAGTCTTAACCTCAAAGCAGTAATAAAAGATTTGCATACCTTAATGACCGATTCACAGGACTGGTGGCCGGCAGACTATGGCCACTATGGCCCTTTATTTATTCGTATGGCATGGCACAGCGCAGGAACCTATAGAGTCGCAGATGGCCGTGGCGGTGCAGGATCAGGCACTCAACGCTTTGCACCTCTGAACAGTTGGCCAGATAATGTAAATTTAGACAAAGCGCGCCGCTTACTCTGGCCGATCAAGCAGAAATATGGCCGTAAAATTTCATGGGCAGATTTAATGATTCTTGCAGGTACTGTGGCTTTAGACTCCATGGGATTTAAGACATTTGGCTTTGCCGGTGGGCGTGAAGATATTTGGGAACCAGAACAGGATATTTTTTGGGGCTCTGAGCGAACATGGTTAGGCGACGAACGCTACAGTGGGAATCGCGATCTGGCTAATCCTCTTGCTGCTGTCCAGATGGGTCTTATTTATGTGAACCCCGAAGGCCCCAATGGTAAACCCGATCCAATCGGTTCTGCACGTGATATAAGAGAAACCTTTGCTCGCATGGCAATGAATGATGAAGAAACCGTCGCGCTTGTTGCTGGTGGACACACTTTTGGCAAAACCCACGGTGCTGCAGATCCCAGTAAATATGTTAGCCCTGAACCAGAAGGAGCTGCGCTTGAAGAACAAGGCTTAGGTTGGAAAAACTCGTTTGGCAGTGGCAAAGGCGTTCATACAATAACGAGCGGCCTTGAAGGTGCTTGGACCCCTACGCCCATAAAGTGGGACAATAGCTATTTTGAAACCTTGTTTGGGTATGAATGGGAATTGACAAAAAGCCCTGCAGGCGCTTACCAATGGATACCTAAAGATCCTTCTGCAGGAAGAGCCGTTCCAGACGCACACGATCCCACAAAACGACATGCCCCAATAATGACAACCGCAGATCTCGCAATGCGTATGGATCCTATTTATGAAAAAATCTCACGTCGTTTTATGAAAGATATGAAGTTATATGCCGACACATTCTCTCGAGCTTGGTTTAAGTTAACCCATCGAGATATGGGGCCTATTGCGCGTTATCTTGGGCCGCTCGTTCCAACGGAAGAGTTGATTTGGCAGGATCCTATTCCAAAAGCAAAACATAAATTAATCAGTGAGAAGGAAATATCAGCACTGAAATCTAAGATTTTAAAAAGTGGTTTAAGTGTCTCGCAACTTGTCAACACAGCTTGGGCATCTGCAGCAACTTTTCGTGGCAGCGATAAACGAGGAGGCGCGAATGGAGCACGTATTTGTCTCTCACCACAAAAGGATTGGGAAGTTAATGAACCTCTCGAATTGGCAAAAATCCTTAAAAAATTTGAGAAAATACAACAGGATTTTAATTCAGTTAAAGGTAAAAAAACAAAGGTCTCACTTGCAGATTTAATCGTTTTAGGAGGTTGTGTTGGAATAGAAGCAGCTGCAAAAAAATCTGGGCACAAAATTAAAGTTCCTTTTTCTCCAGGACGCATGGATGCTTTGCAAAAGCAAACAGATGCCGCTTCTTTTGCTGTTCTCGAACCCATTTCAGATGGTTTTCGCAACTATATCCGTAAGGGGCAAGAGCAATTTGCAGTGGAATTATTGATAGACAAAGCAAATCTTCTCACACTGACAGCCCCTGAAATGACTGTTTTAATTGGTGGAATGCGTGTGCTCAGTGCTAATTACGCTCATTCGAAACACGGTGTCTTTACAAAAAATCCTGAAGCTTTAAGCAATGATTTCTTTGTTAATTTGCTTGATATCAAGACAAAATGGCAAAAGACAAGCTCGGCAGAAATCTATGAAGGACGGGACAGTAAAAAAGGCACGCTGAAATGGACTGGAACCTCTGTTGATCTTCTTTTTGGTTCGAACTCTCAGTTACGAGCAATTGCTGAGGTATATGCTAGTTCCGATGCTAAGAACGTTTTTGTCAATGACTTTATTACTGCTTGGAACAAAGTGATGAACTTAGATCGCTTTGATTCTGTTGTAAAAAAGAAAAAAAAATAA
- a CDS encoding cytochrome b/b6 domain-containing protein, translating into MNTENIKEREYIFVEKYVYDPILRILHWVNALSIFSLMLTIWLKNLLKPYDNWKEILYRYHILIGYVLTAGIILRVVWGFIGPEHAKFKNMINWKAYLKLLRTRKYDTSENWGHNKYAGLSYIFLFILMLYQAYSGLYLAAQKYEMSFFHYFVEYSAIKTPFAKLLSNIHEIVFYMTMIFTALHVIMLRFHEIISKSPLTQAMCNGIQYRKKNKS; encoded by the coding sequence ATGAATACTGAAAATATAAAAGAAAGAGAATATATTTTTGTAGAAAAGTACGTCTACGATCCGATCTTGCGCATATTACATTGGGTCAATGCACTGTCAATATTCAGTCTTATGCTCACTATATGGCTAAAAAATTTATTAAAACCTTATGACAACTGGAAAGAAATTTTATATAGATACCATATCTTAATTGGCTATGTTTTAACTGCTGGAATTATTCTTAGAGTCGTATGGGGATTTATTGGGCCAGAGCATGCAAAGTTTAAAAATATGATTAACTGGAAGGCGTATCTTAAGCTTTTAAGAACTCGAAAATACGACACAAGCGAGAATTGGGGACATAATAAATATGCGGGTCTTTCATATATATTTCTTTTTATCTTGATGCTCTATCAAGCATATTCAGGTCTGTATCTTGCGGCACAAAAATATGAAATGAGTTTTTTTCATTATTTTGTAGAATACAGTGCGATAAAAACCCCTTTTGCCAAGCTTCTCAGCAATATTCATGAGATTGTCTTTTATATGACTATGATATTTACAGCATTGCATGTTATAATGCTCCGATTCCATGAAATAATATCCAAGTCTCCCTTGACTCAAGCCATGTGTAATGGAATTCAATATCGCAAGAAAAATAAATCATGA
- a CDS encoding DoxX family membrane protein, translating to MKNKLVMIVQILLGLIFFVAGLNGFFHFLPAPTSMPPTAGAFIGALVATGYLFSLVKGVEVVCGFLLLANMWTPLALAVLAPNVVNIFLFHLILAPSGLPVAIVVLAAELFLAFSYRKRYSSMLTRK from the coding sequence ATGAAAAATAAACTTGTTATGATTGTACAGATTCTGCTAGGTCTTATTTTTTTTGTCGCTGGTTTGAATGGTTTTTTTCATTTTTTACCTGCTCCTACAAGCATGCCACCTACGGCAGGAGCATTTATTGGGGCTCTGGTAGCCACTGGTTATTTATTTTCACTCGTCAAAGGAGTAGAAGTTGTCTGTGGATTTCTCCTCTTAGCAAATATGTGGACGCCTTTAGCACTGGCTGTTTTGGCACCTAATGTGGTTAATATTTTTCTTTTTCATCTTATTCTTGCTCCCTCAGGCTTGCCTGTGGCTATTGTCGTTTTAGCTGCGGAATTGTTTTTAGCATTCTCTTATCGAAAACGCTATTCGTCTATGCTCACAAGAAAATAA
- the aqpZ gene encoding aquaporin Z, with protein MANALDLKKLLAEFIGTFWLVFGGCGSAVLAAGFPGLGIGFVGVSIAFGLTVLTMAYSIGSISGCHLNPAVSLGLAVAGKFNWKELPYYVIAQVFGAIIASAVLCIILSGKADFISIGDFASNGFGEHSPGKFSFLSAFITEILMTAVFLFVILSSTDVKAPAGFAPIAIGLCLTLIHLVSIPVTNTSVNPARSTGPALFAGGWAIEQLWMFWLAPCLGAALGAFTYMYIFNVPFKKPSKEK; from the coding sequence ATGGCTAATGCTTTAGATTTAAAAAAATTACTTGCAGAATTTATTGGAACTTTTTGGCTTGTTTTCGGTGGCTGTGGAAGCGCTGTTCTTGCAGCTGGTTTTCCTGGATTAGGAATAGGTTTTGTTGGTGTTTCAATTGCTTTTGGACTCACAGTTTTGACTATGGCATACTCAATTGGCTCAATATCTGGATGCCATCTCAATCCCGCAGTTTCGCTGGGTTTAGCTGTTGCTGGAAAATTTAATTGGAAAGAACTTCCGTATTATGTCATTGCTCAAGTTTTTGGAGCGATTATTGCAAGCGCTGTTTTATGTATTATTTTAAGCGGAAAAGCTGACTTTATAAGTATTGGAGATTTTGCGAGCAATGGTTTTGGCGAGCATTCTCCAGGTAAATTCTCATTCTTATCTGCTTTTATCACAGAAATCTTAATGACTGCTGTATTTTTATTTGTCATTCTCTCATCAACCGATGTGAAAGCTCCAGCAGGATTCGCTCCCATAGCAATTGGTTTATGTCTAACCCTTATTCATCTAGTTTCTATACCAGTAACCAACACTTCAGTAAATCCCGCACGGAGCACAGGCCCCGCCTTGTTTGCAGGCGGTTGGGCGATTGAACAGCTATGGATGTTTTGGCTTGCTCCTTGTCTTGGTGCGGCATTAGGCGCCTTTACCTATATGTATATCTTTAACGTCCCATTTAAAAAACCAAGCAAAGAAAAATAA
- a CDS encoding 3-oxoacyl-[acyl-carrier-protein] synthase III C-terminal domain-containing protein codes for MENNILLKGFVKIRPEYEIDQSNYAKINNTIQYQAYLKENNNKENIEFKDLNYKNINHYMCKSDRIKKRAFFIPDMLNEDPNLRIISNTNHHHNGANLKERMEVFEKISLKLFNEFYHEENYRPDIICFTTSSGYIAPSPVQTFLSQKGWCNTNVFQVSHTGCYGAFPSINIAAGQLSYRLLSEGKALSAEIVHIESNFLHYNPSQHDTAQLINHSLFGDGAIKYKVEIESEHNRNNALKLIYTFDKILPNTTDIVKFWISDYSFHNVMSKHLADVVIENIDDYLKELCNKAMINYDDMKENAVFALHPGGPKILDGITEKLNLKPWQVENSYWVLENYGNMASATLPHVLERIIKDDKLKGKYVIAIGMSPGLTLGSAIFKRL; via the coding sequence ATGGAGAATAATATTCTTCTAAAAGGTTTTGTGAAAATTAGACCTGAGTATGAAATCGATCAAAGTAATTATGCAAAAATTAACAATACTATACAGTATCAAGCATATTTAAAAGAAAATAATAATAAAGAAAATATTGAATTCAAAGATTTAAATTATAAAAATATAAACCATTATATGTGTAAGTCTGATCGAATTAAGAAAAGAGCCTTTTTTATTCCTGATATGCTAAATGAAGATCCTAATTTAAGAATAATTAGTAATACAAATCATCATCATAATGGAGCAAATTTAAAAGAAAGAATGGAGGTTTTTGAAAAAATTTCGCTAAAGCTCTTCAACGAGTTTTATCATGAAGAAAACTATCGACCAGATATAATTTGCTTTACAACAAGCTCAGGTTATATAGCCCCATCTCCTGTACAAACTTTTTTATCACAAAAAGGTTGGTGCAATACCAATGTCTTTCAAGTTTCACATACTGGTTGTTATGGGGCATTTCCATCCATTAACATAGCTGCGGGACAACTTTCCTATCGTTTACTTTCAGAAGGTAAGGCTTTATCAGCAGAAATTGTTCATATTGAATCTAATTTTCTTCATTATAATCCAAGTCAACATGATACCGCACAACTTATAAATCACAGTCTATTTGGCGATGGCGCAATTAAATATAAAGTCGAAATTGAAAGTGAACATAATAGAAACAATGCTTTAAAATTAATTTATACTTTTGATAAAATTCTTCCTAATACAACTGATATAGTAAAATTTTGGATCAGTGATTATTCATTCCATAATGTGATGTCAAAACATTTAGCAGATGTCGTTATAGAAAATATAGATGATTATTTAAAAGAATTATGTAATAAGGCCATGATTAATTACGATGATATGAAAGAAAATGCTGTATTTGCTCTTCATCCTGGAGGACCAAAGATTTTAGATGGCATTACTGAAAAATTAAACTTAAAGCCTTGGCAAGTAGAAAATAGTTACTGGGTTCTTGAAAATTATGGAAATATGGCGAGCGCCACTTTACCCCATGTGCTTGAGAGAATTATTAAAGACGATAAATTAAAAGGTAAATATGTAATTGCAATTGGCATGAGTCCTGGATTAACTTTAGGAAGCGCAATCTTCAAGAGACTTTAA
- a CDS encoding SGNH/GDSL hydrolase family protein: MKNFIITLLLLCVSVIAYAEDYFVACYYYDTVTNENSSNPSLMEPSKIYIGASSNYYWALGGKGSDKLTLHGNIKDGFFVEKIYTRSDIIKSCERAIEKGVVLWPSKKSYKLYDFKASRSNFHAYEYPIRFIKDNFKKSKIKQIIVFGDSLSDTGNLKRWTKVIPYYPYWYGRFSNGFIWPDYLSNTTQIPIFNFAYGGAKTAGSNEILIDNFSDKVDTKVAKLISGSSKLAIADYLNNYLTVNSYKSKTKAIYKPKEALYIIWIGSNDYVADFEFRKITNLLLKDKESEKKINIIIKNTVRNIMKQIKTLYLKDAYYFLVMNIPDIGKSPAVLSAKYAKYNDEIKDKQELSEKLSAITNKHNIELQSAIDALNKKLKDKINIFYLDIARNFDSYINNKDFYADENFNYGYSLLNSNIPVIGKKETFIQSSCYTGGYTKVAIINSLSNESYYKKSLEHTCKNNHKEVDKNTIFWDSPHPTSLSHCWLSYAVQKKLEDLELIKKTNLSMSDYKEFCLNKDFILE; encoded by the coding sequence ATGAAAAATTTTATTATAACACTGTTACTTTTGTGCGTATCTGTTATTGCATATGCAGAGGATTATTTTGTTGCTTGTTACTATTATGACACGGTTACTAACGAAAATAGCTCCAATCCTTCTCTTATGGAACCGAGCAAAATTTATATTGGTGCAAGTTCCAATTATTATTGGGCACTCGGTGGCAAAGGCTCTGATAAGTTAACACTGCATGGAAATATAAAAGATGGATTTTTTGTAGAAAAAATTTACACACGCAGTGATATTATAAAAAGTTGTGAAAGAGCAATTGAAAAAGGAGTTGTTCTCTGGCCAAGCAAAAAGAGTTATAAACTCTATGATTTTAAAGCCTCTAGGTCCAATTTTCACGCCTATGAGTATCCCATTCGCTTTATTAAAGATAATTTTAAAAAATCTAAAATTAAGCAGATTATCGTCTTTGGTGACAGTCTATCCGACACAGGAAACTTAAAAAGATGGACAAAAGTGATTCCCTATTATCCCTATTGGTACGGTCGATTTTCCAATGGCTTTATCTGGCCAGATTATTTAAGCAACACCACCCAAATACCAATTTTTAATTTTGCTTACGGTGGCGCAAAAACTGCAGGATCAAATGAAATACTTATCGATAATTTTAGTGATAAAGTAGATACAAAAGTTGCAAAATTAATATCTGGTAGTTCGAAACTTGCTATCGCAGATTATTTAAATAACTATTTAACCGTGAATTCTTATAAAAGCAAAACAAAAGCAATTTATAAACCTAAAGAGGCTTTATATATTATCTGGATAGGTTCAAATGATTATGTTGCAGATTTTGAGTTTCGTAAAATAACAAATTTATTATTAAAAGATAAAGAGAGTGAGAAAAAAATAAATATTATAATTAAAAATACTGTTCGAAATATTATGAAACAAATCAAAACTCTATATCTAAAAGATGCATATTATTTTCTTGTTATGAATATACCTGATATTGGAAAATCTCCTGCTGTTTTATCGGCAAAATATGCTAAATACAATGATGAAATTAAAGATAAACAAGAATTATCAGAGAAATTATCTGCAATTACAAATAAACATAATATTGAGCTACAATCTGCAATAGATGCTTTAAATAAGAAATTAAAAGATAAAATTAATATATTTTATCTTGATATAGCAAGAAACTTTGACTCTTATATAAATAATAAAGATTTCTATGCAGATGAAAATTTTAATTATGGCTACTCTTTATTGAATTCTAATATTCCAGTCATAGGAAAAAAAGAAACATTTATTCAAAGCTCTTGCTATACAGGTGGATACACTAAAGTTGCAATTATAAACTCATTGAGCAATGAAAGCTATTATAAAAAATCATTAGAACACACCTGCAAAAACAATCATAAAGAAGTCGATAAAAATACAATCTTTTGGGACTCTCCTCATCCAACCAGTTTAAGCCATTGCTGGCTCAGTTATGCAGTGCAAAAAAAACTTGAAGATTTAGAACTCATAAAAAAAACAAATCTTTCTATGAGTGATTATAAAGAATTTTGTTTGAATAAAGACTTTATTTTGGAATAA
- a CDS encoding SOS response-associated peptidase family protein, which yields MCAQFQVELIKFQKSLAIFALNLQSISWRSRILPHLEAPVILFKDEKYIIDLFHFSLIPVWSKVRKPKFATHNVRLETVLEKPTWKRPFLKNHCLVPMTAFIEPIYEGKFAGNMIRFELAECVFVPAIFDSWEDTSTGEVIHSFSILTSEPGKFVKKIGHERSPVFLKQNMKNLGNWFDFSKHDGNSFIELLNKQYEPKMSVIIDRPLKKGWEKRK from the coding sequence ATGTGCGCACAATTTCAAGTTGAATTGATAAAATTTCAAAAATCCTTGGCCATTTTTGCCTTGAATCTACAAAGTATTTCATGGCGAAGTCGGATTTTACCACACTTGGAAGCACCCGTTATTTTATTTAAAGATGAAAAATATATTATTGATTTATTTCATTTTTCTTTAATCCCTGTCTGGTCTAAAGTCCGTAAACCAAAGTTTGCAACGCACAATGTACGCTTGGAAACAGTGCTTGAAAAACCGACTTGGAAGCGTCCATTTTTAAAGAATCACTGTCTTGTGCCTATGACTGCTTTTATTGAACCGATTTATGAAGGAAAATTTGCAGGCAATATGATTCGCTTTGAACTGGCAGAATGTGTTTTTGTACCCGCAATTTTTGACAGTTGGGAAGATACAAGTACGGGAGAAGTGATTCACTCTTTCTCAATTTTGACATCAGAGCCAGGTAAATTCGTGAAAAAAATAGGACATGAAAGATCTCCAGTATTTTTAAAGCAAAATATGAAAAATTTGGGAAATTGGTTTGATTTTAGCAAGCATGATGGCAATTCTTTTATTGAGTTACTTAATAAGCAGTACGAACCTAAAATGTCAGTTATTATTGATAGACCATTAAAAAAAGGTTGGGAGAAACGCAAATAG